The Thermoplasmata archaeon genome window below encodes:
- a CDS encoding SDR family NAD(P)-dependent oxidoreductase, with the protein MGRFDGRVALVTGASGGIGRATAIELAREGADLALQFHRGKDDAEAVAEQIRGLGRNATISQTDVSDPKACRSLVESVVRSLGRVDVLVCMAGHPFRSEEWSKEFAALTPEEIRRPLDIDLLGSVYMAQAVLPVMRTQHGGSIVFTGSTPALTGDVVGIPYLVAKAGLLALTRALAQRYGPHGIRVNAVALGSIDSEAMAGMPREEREALAQEPALKRWGRPEEVARAVAFLAADDASYVTGQTLIVDGGYAHR; encoded by the coding sequence GTGGGTCGTTTCGACGGCCGCGTGGCCCTGGTTACGGGCGCGAGCGGCGGCATCGGTCGCGCCACGGCCATCGAGCTTGCTCGCGAGGGTGCCGATCTCGCGCTCCAGTTCCACCGCGGGAAGGACGACGCGGAGGCGGTTGCGGAGCAGATTCGCGGCCTAGGCAGGAATGCCACGATCTCCCAGACGGACGTCTCGGATCCCAAGGCTTGCCGGTCCCTTGTGGAGTCCGTGGTCCGGTCGCTCGGGCGCGTCGACGTCCTCGTCTGCATGGCGGGCCACCCGTTCCGGAGCGAGGAGTGGAGCAAGGAGTTCGCCGCTCTCACGCCCGAGGAGATTCGCCGCCCTCTGGACATCGACTTGCTCGGCTCCGTGTACATGGCCCAGGCGGTCCTCCCGGTCATGCGGACGCAGCACGGGGGCAGCATCGTCTTCACGGGGTCCACGCCGGCCCTGACGGGCGACGTGGTGGGCATTCCCTACCTGGTCGCGAAGGCGGGGCTCCTCGCGCTCACGCGGGCGCTCGCCCAGAGGTACGGGCCGCACGGGATCCGCGTGAACGCGGTTGCCCTAGGCAGCATCGATTCGGAGGCGATGGCCGGGATGCCCCGGGAGGAGCGGGAGGCGCTCGCCCAGGAGCCCGCGCTGAAACGGTGGGGTCGTCCCGAGGAGGTGGCGCGCGCGGTCGCCTTCCTGGCGGCGGATGATGCCTCGTACGTCACGGGCCAGACCCTGATCGTGGACGGAGGGTACGCGCACCGCTGA
- a CDS encoding aldo/keto reductase: MRQVALGRGGPKVSEVGMGMWQAGGKAWGKDVVDQDCQRAMERAIDLGVNLVDTAEAYGDGHSEEVMGRAIRSVGRENVFVATKVAGEHLRAPDVERACRASLKRLGVREIDLYQVHWPNPWSLTPIPETMKALERLERQGRIRHIGVSNFAVRDLKEARASLSRAEIVSDQVQYSLLHREPEAGLTSYAKREGIALLAWSPIAKGILAGTYTPDRRPGDPIRSDGVLFKPENLRASAPLVALLRRTGKGYGKTAAQVALRWLADQPGVIPIPGAKRAAQAEENAGAADWHLTRTERSALDRASARALGRMDTF; this comes from the coding sequence ATGAGGCAGGTGGCGCTGGGACGAGGCGGTCCCAAGGTCTCCGAGGTGGGGATGGGGATGTGGCAGGCCGGCGGCAAGGCCTGGGGCAAGGACGTGGTCGACCAGGACTGCCAGAGGGCCATGGAGCGCGCGATCGACCTGGGGGTCAACCTGGTCGACACCGCGGAGGCGTACGGCGACGGCCACTCGGAAGAGGTCATGGGCCGCGCGATCCGGAGCGTGGGCCGCGAGAACGTGTTCGTGGCCACGAAGGTCGCGGGCGAGCACCTCCGTGCGCCCGATGTGGAGCGCGCCTGCCGGGCCAGCCTGAAACGCCTCGGGGTGCGGGAGATCGATCTGTACCAGGTACACTGGCCGAACCCGTGGAGCCTCACGCCCATTCCCGAGACCATGAAGGCCCTGGAGCGCCTTGAGCGGCAGGGGCGGATACGCCACATCGGCGTGAGCAACTTCGCCGTGCGGGACCTGAAGGAGGCCCGTGCCTCCTTGTCGCGAGCCGAGATTGTCTCGGACCAGGTCCAGTACAGCCTCCTGCACCGCGAACCCGAGGCGGGCCTCACCTCGTACGCCAAGCGCGAGGGCATCGCGTTGCTCGCCTGGAGCCCGATCGCGAAGGGCATCCTGGCCGGGACCTACACGCCGGACCGACGGCCGGGGGATCCGATCCGGTCCGACGGCGTCCTGTTCAAGCCCGAGAACCTGAGGGCCTCCGCGCCGCTGGTCGCGTTGCTCCGCAGGACTGGCAAGGGCTACGGGAAGACGGCGGCCCAAGTCGCGTTGCGCTGGCTCGCGGACCAGCCCGGGGTGATCCCCATTCCCGGGGCCAAGCGCGCCGCCCAGGCGGAGGAGAACGCCGGGGCTGCGGACTGGCACCTGACCCGGACGGAGCGCTCCGCGCTCGACCGGGCGTCCGCCAGGGCTCTGGGCCGGATGGACACGTTCTGA
- a CDS encoding RimK family alpha-L-glutamate ligase codes for MKIGIISKKDSYWSTRQLLKAVTRHGHESSFIRTDAVRLIVAGSDDAQYNGASIRDHAIFIPRVGRSLTDFGKMLLRQLELMGMRTTLSSEALITARNKFLALQSLRQARVPIPRSILLASRPDVMEAAHFVHYPAILKILSGTQGIGVMRVKSFEETASIVDTMKSFGEVMLLQEYIPNPGIDIRAFVVGDRVIGCMKRVAQMQEWRSNIHLGAKGVPIELDDASKDIAVRASKAVGLEISGVDMIMRGDEPVVLEVNASPGFRGLLEATKVNAADAIVEYAIQKAETGTKGT; via the coding sequence GTGAAGATCGGGATCATCTCCAAGAAGGACTCATACTGGTCGACGCGCCAGCTCCTCAAAGCGGTAACCCGGCACGGCCACGAGTCGAGCTTCATCCGGACGGACGCGGTCCGGCTGATCGTCGCGGGGAGCGACGACGCGCAGTACAACGGTGCGTCGATCCGGGACCATGCGATCTTCATCCCGCGCGTGGGTCGCTCGCTGACCGACTTCGGGAAGATGCTCCTCCGCCAGCTCGAGCTCATGGGGATGCGGACGACCCTGTCGAGCGAGGCGCTCATCACCGCGAGGAACAAGTTCCTCGCGCTCCAGTCCCTGCGTCAGGCGCGCGTCCCCATCCCGAGGAGCATCCTCCTCGCCTCTCGCCCCGACGTCATGGAGGCCGCGCACTTCGTGCACTATCCCGCGATCCTGAAGATCCTCTCGGGGACCCAGGGCATCGGCGTCATGCGGGTGAAGAGCTTCGAGGAGACTGCGTCCATCGTGGACACGATGAAGTCTTTCGGAGAGGTCATGCTCCTCCAGGAGTACATCCCCAACCCGGGGATCGACATCCGCGCCTTCGTGGTCGGTGACCGCGTGATTGGCTGCATGAAGCGGGTCGCGCAGATGCAGGAATGGCGGTCCAACATCCATCTGGGCGCGAAGGGCGTGCCGATCGAGCTGGACGACGCCTCGAAGGACATCGCGGTTCGCGCGTCGAAGGCCGTGGGACTCGAGATCAGCGGCGTGGACATGATCATGCGCGGGGACGAGCCCGTGGTCCTCGAGGTGAACGCCTCGCCCGGATTCCGGGGCCTCCTCGAAGCCACCAAGGTGAACGCCGCGGATGCGATCGTCGAGTACGCGATCCAGAAGGCCGAGACGGGGACGAAAGGGACTTGA
- a CDS encoding RimK/LysX family protein, with protein sequence MTPEKEIQPKHKVIGIIEEVTVRGPSGDIQVRAKIDTGASRTSLDTDLAKRLGLGPVERRVHTRSAAAERPEERDVVKAIVIIDGREFEAHATVTDRKDMRYHMIVGMDVLRHSRFLINPRKGAGLGKGRPVVKSEP encoded by the coding sequence ATGACGCCTGAAAAGGAAATCCAGCCCAAGCACAAGGTCATTGGGATCATCGAAGAGGTGACCGTCCGCGGACCGAGCGGCGACATCCAGGTGCGCGCGAAGATCGACACGGGCGCCTCGCGGACGAGCCTGGACACGGACCTCGCGAAGCGCCTCGGGCTGGGCCCCGTGGAGCGGCGCGTGCACACCCGCTCGGCCGCGGCCGAGCGCCCGGAGGAACGGGACGTCGTCAAGGCCATCGTGATCATCGACGGCCGGGAGTTCGAGGCCCACGCCACGGTCACGGACCGGAAGGACATGCGGTACCACATGATCGTGGGCATGGACGTGCTCCGCCACTCCCGCTTCCTGATCAACCCGCGGAAGGGCGCAGGGCTCGGCAAGGGCCGACCTGTGGTCAAGTCGGAGCCGTGA